A single region of the Lotus japonicus ecotype B-129 chromosome 4, LjGifu_v1.2 genome encodes:
- the LOC130713016 gene encoding uncharacterized protein LOC130713016 has protein sequence MERVSQMSSGSSMTHGSVQGTIRVCDCGAELKLVTCWVGENAGRRFYGCGKYHVYGRRLCSYFHWYDEEGNVRDRKVISGLIRKLEVHKKTEIYLTRCCVIGWGLNAVFLLVIVMLLLKIYLRK, from the exons ATGGAAAGAGTAAGCCAAATGTCAAGTGGAAGCTCCATGACCCATGGGTCTGTTCAAGGAACGATAAGGGTTTGCGATTGTGGGGCTGAGTTGAAACTGGTTACATGTTGGGTGGGTGAAAATGCTGGCCGACGATTCTATGGATGTGGAAAATATCAT GTTTATGGGAGGAGGTTGTGCTCATATTTTCATTGGTACGATGAGGAAGGCAATGTACGTGATAGGAAGGTTATTTCTGGGCTAATCCGCAAGCTTGAAGTGCATAAGAAGACGGAGATCTATTTGACTAGGTGTTGTGTCATTGGGTGGGGGCTTAATGCAGTTTTTCTGCTTGTGATTgtaatgttgttgctgaaaaTTTACCTTAGGAAATAG